The Amycolatopsis viridis genome window below encodes:
- the glgB gene encoding 1,4-alpha-glucan branching protein GlgB — MNAVPAELPGAAPPPADIDRLLAGSHHDPHSVLGVHTVGESVVVRALRPGARRVSVVAADHKFDLERVVDGLWAGSVPEHPGDYRLEVDYDGQVSVLDDPYRWLPTVGELDQHLIGEGRHERLWDVLGAHPRSYDTPGGVVTGTSFAVWAPTARGVRVIGDFNGWDGRSHPMRSLGSSGVWELFIPGVEIGSHYKFRILGADGHWHEKADPLAFATEKPPATASVVTASAYEWSDAEWLARRDATNWAGAPMSVYEVHLGSWRPGLSYRELADELAGYVQDMGFTHVELLPIAEHPFGGSWGYQVTSYYAPTARFGHPDDFRYFVDRLHQRGIGVLVDWVPAHFPKDNWALARFDGTPLYEHADPRRGEQPDWGTYVFDFGRNEVRNFLVANALFWLEEYHLDGLRVDAVASMLYLDYSRPEGQWVPNQYGGRENLDAVRFLQELNATVYKRHPGVVMVAEESTAWPGVTRPTHLGGLGFGFKWNMGWMHDTLHYLSHDPVYRSYHHNEMTFSLVYAWSENFVLPLSHDEVVHGKGSLWGRMPGDDWNKAAGVRSLLAFMWAHPGKQLLFMGGEFGQEQEWSEERSLDWHLLEQPLHSGIQKLMRDLNRVYASTPALFSADTTAEGFAWIDANDSGGNVLSFLRIGEDGSQLACVANFAGMPHHDYRVGLPVPGRWREVVNTDAEVYGGSGVGNYGTIEAETEPWHGQPASAVLQLPPSGVLWLTPDE, encoded by the coding sequence GTGAACGCGGTCCCAGCCGAACTGCCCGGCGCGGCCCCGCCGCCCGCCGACATCGACCGGCTGCTCGCCGGCTCGCACCACGACCCGCACTCGGTCCTCGGGGTGCACACGGTGGGCGAGTCGGTGGTGGTGCGCGCGCTGCGACCCGGCGCCCGCCGGGTCAGCGTCGTCGCCGCCGACCACAAGTTCGACCTCGAACGCGTCGTGGACGGGCTGTGGGCCGGGTCGGTGCCCGAGCATCCCGGCGACTACCGGCTCGAGGTCGACTACGACGGCCAGGTGAGCGTGCTCGACGACCCGTACCGGTGGCTGCCCACGGTGGGCGAACTGGACCAGCACCTCATCGGCGAGGGCAGGCACGAGCGGCTGTGGGACGTGCTCGGCGCCCACCCCCGCTCCTACGACACCCCGGGCGGGGTGGTGACCGGCACGTCGTTCGCGGTGTGGGCGCCGACCGCCCGCGGGGTGCGGGTGATCGGCGACTTCAACGGGTGGGACGGCCGGTCGCACCCGATGCGATCGCTCGGCTCGTCCGGTGTGTGGGAGCTGTTCATCCCCGGGGTGGAGATCGGCTCCCACTACAAGTTCCGCATCCTGGGCGCCGACGGCCACTGGCACGAGAAGGCCGACCCGCTCGCGTTCGCGACGGAGAAGCCGCCCGCGACGGCGTCGGTGGTCACCGCCTCGGCGTACGAGTGGTCCGACGCCGAGTGGCTGGCCAGGCGCGACGCCACGAACTGGGCCGGCGCCCCGATGAGCGTGTACGAGGTGCACCTCGGGTCGTGGCGGCCCGGCCTGAGCTACCGCGAGCTGGCCGACGAGCTCGCCGGCTACGTGCAGGACATGGGCTTCACGCACGTCGAGCTGCTGCCGATCGCCGAGCACCCGTTCGGCGGGTCGTGGGGCTACCAGGTCACCTCGTACTACGCGCCGACCGCGCGGTTCGGGCACCCGGACGACTTCCGGTACTTCGTGGACCGGCTGCACCAGCGCGGCATCGGTGTGCTCGTGGACTGGGTGCCGGCGCACTTCCCGAAGGACAACTGGGCGCTGGCCCGGTTCGACGGCACGCCGTTGTACGAGCACGCCGACCCGCGCCGCGGTGAGCAGCCGGACTGGGGCACCTACGTGTTCGACTTCGGGCGCAACGAGGTGCGCAACTTCCTGGTCGCGAACGCGCTGTTCTGGCTGGAGGAGTACCACCTGGACGGTCTGCGGGTGGACGCGGTGGCGTCGATGCTGTACCTGGACTACTCGCGGCCCGAGGGGCAGTGGGTGCCCAACCAGTACGGCGGCCGGGAGAACCTGGATGCGGTGCGGTTCCTGCAGGAGCTGAACGCGACCGTCTACAAGCGACACCCGGGTGTGGTGATGGTCGCCGAGGAGTCCACCGCGTGGCCGGGCGTGACGCGGCCGACGCACCTGGGCGGCCTCGGGTTCGGGTTCAAGTGGAACATGGGCTGGATGCACGACACGCTGCACTACCTGTCCCACGACCCGGTGTACCGGTCCTACCACCACAACGAGATGACGTTCTCGCTGGTGTACGCGTGGAGCGAGAACTTCGTGCTGCCGCTGTCGCACGACGAGGTCGTGCACGGCAAGGGCTCGCTGTGGGGCCGCATGCCCGGCGACGACTGGAACAAGGCGGCCGGCGTGCGGTCGCTGCTGGCGTTCATGTGGGCGCACCCCGGCAAGCAGCTGCTGTTCATGGGCGGCGAGTTCGGGCAGGAGCAGGAGTGGTCGGAGGAGCGGTCGCTGGACTGGCACCTGCTGGAGCAGCCGCTGCACAGCGGGATCCAGAAGCTGATGCGCGACCTGAACCGGGTGTATGCGTCCACTCCGGCCTTGTTCAGCGCGGACACCACGGCGGAGGGGTTCGCCTGGATCGACGCGAACGACTCCGGCGGCAACGTGCTGAGCTTCCTGCGCATCGGGGAGGACGGGTCCCAGCTGGCGTGCGTGGCGAACTTCGCCGGGATGCCGCACCACGACTACCGCGTCGGGCTGCCGGTGCCGGGCCGGTGGCGCGAGGTGGTCAACACCGACGCCGAGGTCTACGGCGGGTCCGGAGTGGGCAACTACGGCACCATCGAGGCCGAGACCGAGCCGTGGCACGGCCAGCCGGCCTCCGCGGTGCTGCAACTGCCGCCGAGCGGGGTGCTCTGGCTGACACCCGACGAGTGA
- a CDS encoding maltokinase N-terminal cap-like domain-containing protein, whose translation MTDPRDLVGALVTELPGWLPAQRWFAGKDRPITAVRPLSTTVLMEGDPLLLHLVVEVEQDDRREPYQLLIGSRAHLPEYLGSSWIGTERGLPCYEATGDADLTSRLLDLLAEGAHIGSLRFELEPGAQVRGGLRARPVGAEQSNTSLVFGHHYILKLFRKLTPGENPDLRLHRALHGVGCKHIAELLGSITGELAGEPVTIGMLQKFVTDAVDGWAMATTSVRDLMADPELPPDEVGGDFAGEAQRLGQAVASVHSDLRQALGDEIADEGEFDRTVKAMRDRLDTVARAVPQLAEHTTALRAAFEKVRSVQGPVTMQFIHGDLHLGQVLRTVTGWLLIDFEGEPAAPAAERVALRSPLRDVAGMLRSFDYAAHQMLVGQDEDDPRLTERALEWARRNRSAFCDGYAKAAPETIGDPRSHADLLRAFELDKAVYEVAYEHANRPEWLSVPLASIARITAGGE comes from the coding sequence TTGACCGATCCCCGTGACCTGGTCGGCGCGCTGGTGACCGAACTGCCGGGGTGGCTGCCGGCGCAGCGGTGGTTCGCCGGGAAGGACCGCCCGATCACGGCGGTCCGCCCGCTGAGCACGACCGTCCTGATGGAGGGCGACCCGCTCCTGCTCCACCTCGTGGTCGAGGTGGAGCAGGACGACCGGCGCGAGCCGTACCAGCTGCTGATCGGCAGCAGGGCGCACCTGCCGGAATACCTCGGCTCGAGCTGGATCGGCACCGAGCGGGGCCTGCCCTGCTACGAGGCCACCGGGGACGCCGACCTCACCAGCAGGCTGCTCGATCTGCTCGCCGAGGGCGCGCACATCGGTTCGCTGCGGTTCGAGCTCGAGCCGGGCGCGCAGGTGCGCGGCGGGCTGCGGGCCCGGCCGGTGGGTGCGGAGCAGAGCAACACCTCGCTCGTGTTCGGGCACCACTACATCCTCAAGCTGTTCCGCAAGCTCACCCCGGGCGAGAACCCGGACCTGCGGCTGCACCGGGCGCTGCACGGGGTGGGCTGCAAGCACATCGCCGAGCTGCTCGGCTCCATCACCGGCGAACTCGCCGGGGAGCCGGTCACGATCGGGATGCTGCAGAAGTTCGTGACCGACGCGGTGGACGGCTGGGCCATGGCCACCACCAGCGTGCGTGATCTGATGGCCGATCCCGAGCTGCCCCCCGACGAGGTGGGCGGCGATTTCGCCGGGGAGGCGCAGCGGCTCGGCCAGGCTGTCGCCTCCGTGCACAGCGACCTGCGGCAGGCCCTCGGCGACGAGATCGCCGACGAGGGCGAGTTCGACCGCACGGTCAAGGCGATGCGGGATCGTCTGGACACCGTCGCCAGGGCGGTGCCCCAGCTGGCCGAGCACACCACCGCGCTGCGGGCCGCCTTCGAGAAGGTGCGGTCGGTCCAGGGCCCGGTGACCATGCAGTTCATCCACGGCGATCTGCACCTGGGCCAGGTGCTGCGGACCGTCACCGGATGGCTGCTGATCGACTTCGAGGGCGAGCCGGCCGCCCCGGCGGCCGAGCGGGTGGCGCTGCGCTCGCCGCTGCGGGACGTCGCCGGGATGCTCCGCTCGTTCGACTACGCGGCGCACCAGATGCTGGTCGGCCAGGACGAGGACGACCCGCGCCTCACCGAACGGGCGCTGGAATGGGCGCGGCGCAACCGGTCGGCGTTCTGCGACGGCTACGCCAAGGCCGCGCCGGAGACGATCGGCGACCCGCGGTCGCACGCGGATCTGCTGCGTGCCTTCGAGCTCGACAAGGCCGTCTACGAGGTGGCCTACGAACACGCCAACCGGCCGGAATGGCTGAGCGTGCCGCTGGCGTCCATCGCCCGGATCACCGCAGGAGGCGAATAA
- the treS gene encoding maltose alpha-D-glucosyltransferase, translating to MDEDARPDAALGLEGIPHTGEAMTPDGMLVEPQADDFTSAKQAPDNPHWYKSAVFYEVLVRAFADSNGDGTGDLRGLAGRLDYLEWLGVDCLWLPPFYASPLRDGGYDISDFRAVLPEFGTVEDFVYLLDEAHKRGIRVITDLVLNHTSDMHPWFQQSRSDPDGPYGDYYVWSDDDSRYADARIIFVDTETSNWTYDPVRGQFYWHRFFSHQPDLNYENPDVAEAMLDVLRFWLDLGIDGFRLDAVPYLFEQEGTNCENLPRTHEFLKRCRKVVDDEYPGRVLLAEANQWPSDVVEYFGDPATGGDECHMAFHFPLMPRIFMAVRRESRFPISEILAQTPKIPDGAQWGIFLRNHDELTLEMVSDEERDYMYAEYAKDPRMKANIGIRRRLAPLLDNDRNQLELFTALLLSLPGSPVLYYGDEIGMGDNIWLGDRDAVRTPMQWSPDRNAGFSGCDPGRIYLPVIMDPVYGYQAINVEAQRDSASSLLNWTRRMIEVRKQHHAFAEGDFVELGGSNPSVLAYKRTWIRPDGRLDIVLCVNNLSRFPQPVELDLSEHHGCTPLELTGGVQFPDVGELPYLLTLPGHGFYWFQLLDADAKARRGE from the coding sequence ATGGACGAAGACGCCCGGCCCGACGCGGCGCTCGGTCTGGAGGGCATCCCGCACACCGGTGAGGCGATGACCCCCGACGGGATGCTGGTCGAGCCGCAGGCCGACGATTTCACATCCGCGAAGCAAGCGCCGGACAACCCGCACTGGTACAAGTCGGCGGTCTTCTACGAGGTGCTGGTGCGCGCGTTCGCCGACTCCAACGGCGACGGCACCGGCGACCTGCGCGGCCTGGCCGGCCGCCTGGACTACCTGGAGTGGCTCGGGGTCGACTGCCTCTGGCTGCCGCCGTTCTACGCCTCGCCGCTGCGGGACGGCGGCTACGACATCAGCGACTTCCGCGCGGTGCTGCCGGAGTTCGGCACCGTCGAGGACTTCGTCTACCTGCTCGACGAGGCGCACAAACGCGGGATCCGGGTGATCACCGACCTCGTCCTGAACCACACCTCGGACATGCATCCGTGGTTCCAGCAGTCCCGGTCCGACCCCGACGGGCCCTACGGCGACTACTACGTCTGGAGCGACGACGACTCGCGCTACGCCGACGCGCGGATCATCTTCGTCGACACCGAGACGTCCAACTGGACCTACGACCCGGTGCGCGGGCAGTTCTACTGGCACCGGTTCTTCTCCCACCAGCCCGACCTCAACTACGAGAACCCGGACGTGGCCGAGGCCATGCTCGACGTCCTGCGGTTCTGGCTGGACCTCGGTATCGACGGGTTCCGCCTGGACGCGGTGCCCTACCTGTTCGAGCAGGAGGGCACCAACTGCGAGAACCTGCCGCGCACCCACGAGTTCCTCAAGCGCTGCCGCAAGGTCGTCGACGACGAGTACCCCGGGCGCGTACTGCTGGCCGAGGCCAACCAGTGGCCCTCCGACGTGGTCGAGTACTTCGGCGACCCGGCCACCGGCGGCGACGAGTGCCACATGGCGTTCCACTTCCCGCTGATGCCGCGCATCTTCATGGCGGTGCGGCGCGAGTCGCGGTTCCCGATCTCGGAGATCCTCGCCCAGACGCCGAAGATCCCCGACGGCGCGCAGTGGGGCATCTTCCTGCGCAACCACGACGAGCTGACCCTGGAGATGGTCAGCGACGAGGAACGCGACTACATGTACGCGGAGTACGCCAAGGACCCGCGGATGAAGGCGAACATCGGCATCCGCCGCCGGCTGGCGCCGCTGCTGGACAACGACCGCAACCAGCTCGAATTGTTCACGGCTTTGCTGCTCTCGCTGCCCGGGTCGCCCGTTCTGTACTACGGTGACGAGATCGGCATGGGCGACAACATCTGGCTGGGTGACCGCGACGCGGTGCGCACACCCATGCAGTGGTCGCCCGACCGCAACGCCGGCTTCTCGGGTTGCGACCCGGGCCGGATCTACCTGCCCGTCATCATGGACCCGGTGTACGGCTACCAGGCGATCAACGTCGAGGCCCAGCGGGACAGCGCCTCGTCGCTGCTCAACTGGACCCGGCGGATGATCGAGGTCCGCAAGCAGCACCACGCGTTCGCCGAAGGCGACTTCGTCGAGCTCGGCGGGTCCAACCCGAGCGTGCTGGCGTACAAGCGCACCTGGATCCGTCCCGACGGGCGGCTGGACATCGTCCTGTGTGTGAACAATCTGTCGCGATTCCCGCAGCCGGTCGAGCTGGACCTGTCGGAGCATCACGGTTGCACGCCCCTGGAGCTCACCGGTGGTGTTCAGTTCCCCGACGTCGGGGAACTGCCTTACCTGCTGACGTTGCCCGGGCACGGCTTCTACTGGTTCCAGCTGCTGGACGCGGACGCGAAGGCGAGGCGAGGTGAGTGA
- a CDS encoding maltotransferase domain-containing protein — protein MTGRLGIDDVTPAVSCGTYPAKAVVGEHVPISATVWREGHDAVAATVSWRGPNDRISRRTRMTEQGTGLDRFGAVIVPDAEGLWTFRVDAWSDPWSTWKHAVKVKVAAGQDAHELANDLETGARLLDRVSRRPDRRRERALLGSAAHALRDGERYLAERVGPALSVDVDRIMHEYPVRELVTKGKPMRIWVDRERAAFGSWYEFFPRSTGGWDEQGRPVHGTFATAAEALDRIARMGFDVVYLPPIHPIGRVNRKGRNNTLNPDEHDVGSPWAIGSDEGGHDAVHPQLGTLDDFDDFVARAHELGLEVALDLALQAAPDHPWVLKNPEFFTTRPDGSIAYAENPPKKYQDIYPINFDNDPEGIYAEVLRVVLHWVSHGVRIFRVDNPHTKPPDFWAWLIKTVKDAHPDVLFLSEAFTRPARLWGLAKLGFTQSYSYFTWRTTKQELIEFGVDLVEHWDVGRPNLFVNTPDILHESLQKGGPGMFALRAALAATLSPSWGVYSGYELYENQPVREGSEEYLDSEKYELRPRDFEQALAEGRSLEPWLTKLNAMRRAHPALQQMRTLRFHHVDNDALLAYSKQDPATGDTVVVVVTLDPHQAQEGTVWLDLPALGFDWHERLIAHDEVTGETWDWGQANYVRLEPWRSVAHVVAVQRRLAGRD, from the coding sequence ATGACCGGCCGGCTCGGCATCGACGACGTGACCCCAGCGGTCAGCTGTGGCACCTACCCGGCGAAAGCGGTGGTGGGGGAACACGTTCCGATCTCGGCGACGGTCTGGCGGGAGGGTCATGACGCGGTCGCCGCGACCGTCTCCTGGCGTGGCCCGAACGACCGGATCTCCCGCCGCACCCGGATGACCGAGCAGGGCACTGGTCTGGACCGCTTCGGCGCGGTCATCGTCCCGGACGCGGAGGGCCTGTGGACCTTCCGGGTCGACGCCTGGAGCGATCCGTGGTCGACCTGGAAGCACGCCGTCAAGGTCAAGGTCGCCGCGGGGCAGGACGCCCACGAGCTGGCCAACGACCTGGAGACCGGCGCCCGTCTGCTGGACCGGGTCTCGCGCCGCCCGGACCGCCGCCGGGAACGAGCCCTGCTCGGCAGCGCCGCGCACGCCCTGCGCGACGGCGAGCGCTACCTCGCCGAACGCGTCGGGCCGGCGTTGTCCGTGGACGTCGACCGGATCATGCACGAGTACCCGGTGCGGGAACTGGTGACCAAGGGCAAACCGATGCGCATCTGGGTGGACCGGGAGCGCGCCGCCTTCGGGTCCTGGTACGAGTTCTTCCCGCGCTCCACGGGCGGGTGGGACGAGCAGGGCCGCCCGGTGCACGGCACCTTCGCCACCGCCGCCGAGGCCCTCGACCGCATCGCGCGCATGGGTTTCGACGTCGTCTACCTGCCGCCGATCCACCCGATCGGCCGCGTCAACCGCAAGGGCCGCAACAACACCCTCAACCCGGACGAGCACGACGTCGGCTCGCCGTGGGCCATCGGCTCGGACGAGGGCGGGCACGACGCGGTCCACCCGCAGCTGGGCACGCTCGACGACTTCGACGACTTCGTCGCCCGTGCCCACGAGCTCGGCCTCGAGGTCGCGCTCGACCTGGCGTTGCAGGCCGCCCCCGACCACCCGTGGGTGCTGAAGAACCCGGAGTTCTTCACCACCCGCCCGGACGGCAGCATCGCCTACGCGGAGAACCCGCCGAAGAAGTACCAGGACATCTACCCGATCAACTTCGACAACGACCCGGAAGGCATCTACGCGGAGGTACTGCGCGTGGTGCTGCACTGGGTCTCGCACGGGGTGCGGATCTTCCGGGTGGACAACCCGCACACCAAGCCGCCGGACTTCTGGGCGTGGCTGATCAAGACGGTCAAGGACGCGCACCCGGACGTGCTGTTCCTGTCCGAGGCGTTCACCCGCCCGGCGCGGCTGTGGGGCCTGGCCAAGCTCGGCTTCACCCAGTCCTACAGCTACTTCACGTGGCGCACCACGAAGCAGGAGCTGATCGAGTTCGGTGTCGACCTGGTCGAGCACTGGGACGTGGGCCGCCCGAACCTGTTCGTCAACACCCCGGACATCCTGCACGAGTCGCTGCAGAAGGGCGGGCCGGGCATGTTCGCGCTGCGCGCCGCCCTGGCCGCGACCCTCTCCCCGTCGTGGGGCGTCTACTCCGGCTACGAGCTGTACGAGAACCAGCCGGTGCGTGAGGGCAGCGAGGAGTACCTCGACTCCGAGAAGTACGAGCTGCGCCCGCGTGACTTCGAGCAGGCGCTCGCCGAAGGGCGCTCGCTGGAGCCGTGGCTGACGAAGCTCAACGCGATGCGCCGGGCCCACCCCGCTCTGCAGCAGATGCGCACCCTGCGCTTCCACCACGTGGACAACGATGCGCTCCTGGCCTATTCCAAGCAGGATCCGGCCACGGGCGACACCGTGGTTGTCGTGGTCACGCTGGATCCGCACCAGGCGCAGGAGGGGACGGTCTGGCTCGATCTGCCCGCTCTCGGCTTCGACTGGCACGAGCGGCTGATCGCGCACGACGAGGTCACCGGTGAGACCTGGGACTGGGGCCAGGCCAACTACGTGCGCCTCGAACCGTGGCGGTCGGTGGCGCACGTCGTCGCCGTGCAACGGCGGCTGGCCGGCCGGGACTGA